A window from Montipora capricornis isolate CH-2021 chromosome 7, ASM3666992v2, whole genome shotgun sequence encodes these proteins:
- the LOC138055686 gene encoding uncharacterized protein, which yields MADTVNALKQIDRESRKIIKDNGGSHPATSTDLYYLPRKMGGRGLKSVETQYKMTKVKTAIKLYTNRDSTMELVRQFDEKCERNGRRSIVKDAKKYAEEMGLELSLSPGAVVTTAEANEDISSEKVGKVMQNSMNAKRMDTIKDQKWQGKLIQTWWIDTDLVDCFSCLYRWQIAPTNTIAGLFELYQQLVPTKLYNQNKTRTDTTSDARCRMCHECPESIAHLLDDLDHIESIPPWYSPTTPKPEYHNTKASAFWDVPVFAGSTEVRDNRIDVRIVEKETETVKIIEMSCPCIENRKQKNQEKTTKYAPLRLELKQQHRGYTIKQYNIIIDVLGGYSSETRENVTLLPGKTKADRTFLNMQKAVISSTLNITRSFKVLS from the exons ATGGCAGATACGGTAAATGCGCTGAAACAGATCGATAGAGAGAGCCGAAAAATCATCAAAGACAACGGTGGAAGTCATCCAGCAACATCAACTGATCTTTATTACCTACCGAGGAAAATGGGCGGAAGAGGGCTCAAGTCAGTAGAGACCCAATACAAGATGACTAAAGTGAAAACTGCCATTAAGCTGTATACCAACCGAGACAGCACAATGGAACTTGTACGACAATTTGATGAGAAGTGCGAAAGAAATGGCCGACGTAGTATTGTAAAAGATGCAAAGAAATATGCAGAAGAAATGGGTCTGGAGTTGAGTCTCTCCCCTGGTGCAGTAGTAACTACTGCTGAAGCTAATGAAGACATCTCAAGTGAGAAGGTCGGAAAAGTAATGCAGAACAGCATGAATGCCAAGCGGATGGATACAATCAAAGACCAAAAGTGGCAAGGAAAGTTAATACAGACCTGGTGGATAGATACAGATCTCGTGGATTGCTTTAGCTGCTTATACAGATGGCAAATAGCCCCCACAAATACCATAGCAGGGCTATTTGAACTGTACCAACAACTAGTACCAACAAAGTTGTACAACCAGAACAAGACACGAACAGACACCACAAGTGATGCGAGGTGCCGAATGTGTCACGAATGCCCAGAAAGTATAGCGCAT ctTCTTGATGACCTTGATCATATCGAGAGCATTCCACCATGGTATTCACCAACAACACCGAAACCTGAGTACCACAACACCAAAGCAAGCGCATTCTGGGATGTACCAGTATTTGCAGGAAGTACGGAAGTAAGAGACAACCGAATAGATGTCAGGATAGTTGAAAAGGAGACAGAAACAGTAAAGATCATAGAGATGAGTTGCCCCTGCATAGAAAACAGGAAGCAGAAGAATCAAGAAAAGACCACCAAATATGCACCCTTGAGATTGGAACTCAAACAACAGCACAGGGGCTACACCATCAAGCAATATAACATCATTATAGACGTTTTAGGAGGGTATTCGTCAGAAACGAGAGAGAATGTTACACTACTTCCTGGAAAGACAAAAGCTGACAGGACCTTTCTTAACATGCAAAAGGCAGTAATATCAAGTACATTGAACATCACAAGATCATTTAAAGTACTTTCATAA